One window of Camelina sativa cultivar DH55 chromosome 4, Cs, whole genome shotgun sequence genomic DNA carries:
- the LOC104780504 gene encoding DExH-box ATP-dependent RNA helicase DExH11-like isoform X1, producing MSRVQAGNELAFRVGFSGHGGHLRVEPLYTAERDDAVNSLPDFVSPPAFAKETKESIKKHIEEKYLLPRLEPDQFSAEKAENQWEFDWFSRVKVPLQPSLPRSVVLPTWELPFRRQKDDTENRAWEPKSVEVDLSEQMYGDQDSGFFPRMVGPPKDFLRGSVNNRPFRPGGLEDSQSSERVLPEGVSSGQWVQELLNGGPVQTVPPSFKQSLDLGDLMPYPQTWNVYEDQSSHSNASDVKSSTLSIQFDDLLKKAWEEDAFSELERDDHTAESESLKAEAEPEAIASKSNEANKGIETDATVLDEILSSAKTAILTEEAITGNSNKQLRKEGWATKGDSQDIADRFYELVPDMAIEFPFELDNFQKEAICCLEKGESVFVAAHTSAGKTVVAEYAFALATKHCTRAVYTAPIKTISNQKYRDFCEKFDVGLLTGDVSIRPEASCLIMTTEILRSMLYRGADIIRDIEWVIFDEVHYVNDVERGVVWEEVIIMLPRHINFVLLSATVPNTFEFADWIGRTKQKEIRVTGTTKRPVPLEHCLFYSGELYKVCENEVFLPKGIKDAKDSQKKKNSNAVSVAPKQHTGSSAHQDGNKSQKHEAHSRGKQNKHSSAKDLGKSSYSGNSQNNGAFRRSAASNWLLLINKLSKKSLLPVVVFCFSKNYCDRCADALTGTDLTSSSEKSEIRVFCDKAFSRLKGSDRNLPQVLRVQSLLHRGIGVHHAGLLPIVKEVVEMLFCRGVIKVLFSTETFAMGVNAPARTVVFDALRKFDGKEFRQLLPGEYTQMAGRAGRRGLDKTGTVVVMCRDEVPDESDLRRIIVGSATRLESQFRLTYIMILHLLRVEELKVEDMLKRSFAEFHAQKKLPEKQQLLMLKRALPVKNIECIKCEPAIEDYYDLYMEADECNSKMSEAVMQSPNAQNFLVQGRVVVMKPETGIDNLLGVVLKGPSNNNRQYIILVIKSEIPPPEKNMVSIGKKSSDPSQGYFIAPKSKRGFEEEFYTKPSSRKGSVVIKIELPYHGVAAGVGYEVKGFDNKEFLCICDSKIKIDQFRLLEDGNKAAFSQTVQQLLDLKSNGNKYPPALDPIKDLKLKDAELVETYYKWTSLLQKMSANKCHGCVKLEEHMKLAREIKKHKKDLKDLEFQMSDEALLQMPAFQGRIDVLKEIGCIDEDLVVQIKGRVACEMNSGEELICTVCLFENQFEELEPEEAVAIMSAFVFQQKNTSAPSLTPKLAKAKQRLYDTAIRLGELQAQYNLQIDPEEYAQENLKFGLVEVVYEWAKGTPFAEICELTDVPEGLIVRTIVRLDETCREFKNAAAIMGNSALHKKMDMASNAIKRDIVFAASLYVTGV from the exons ATGAGCAGAGTCCAAGCAGGCAACGAACTTGCCTTCCGTGTCGGGTTCTCCGGTCATGGTGGTCACCTCCGCGTTGAGCCTCTATACACGGCGGAGAGAGACGACGCCGTGAACTCACTTCCAGATTTCGTATCC CCTCCTGCTTTtgccaaagaaacaaaagaatcaataaAGAAACATATCGAGGAGAAATATCTCCTACCAAGACTGGAACCGGATCAGTTTTCTGCTGAAAAAGCTGAGAATCAGTGGGAGTTTGATTGGTTTTCCAGGGTGAAGGTGCCACTTCAACCCTCTTTGCCAAGGTCCGTTGTGCTTCCCACTTGGGAGTTGCCATTCAGGCGTCAAAAAGACGATACTGAGAACAGAGCATGGGAGCCAAAATCAGTGGAG GTGGATTTATCAGAACAAATGTACGGAGATCAAGATTCTGGATTTTTTCCACGAATGGTTGGACCTCCGAAGGATTTTCTGAGAGGAAGTGTCAATAATCGCCCGTTCCGTCCAGGTGGCTTGGAGGATTCACAATCTTCAGAGAGAGTCCTTCCAGAGGGTGTCTCTAGTGGCCAATGGGTACAGGAATTGCTCAATGGGGGTCCTGTTCAAACCGTTCCTCCTAGTTTTAAGCAGAGTTTAGATCTTGGAGATCTGATG cCATATCCCCAAACATGGAACGTTTATGAGGATCAGAGTTCACATAGCAATGCTTCAGATGTAAAGTCG AGTACGTTGTCTATTCAGTTTGATGATCTGTTGAAGAAGGCATGGGAAGAAGATGCTTTCTCCGAACTTGAGAGAGATG ATCATACAGCTGAATCTGAGTCTCTAAAGGCAGAAGCTGAACCTGAAGCTATAGCGAGCAAAAGCAATGAAGCCAACAAGGGAATAGAGACTGACGCCACTGTGCTGGATGAGATTTTGTCATCAGCAAAAACAGCAATATTGACGGAAGAGGCAATCACTGGGAACAGTAATAAACAACTACGGAAAGAG GGATGGGCCACTAAAGGAGATAGCCAAGACATTGCCGACCGGTTTTATGAGCTTGTTCCTGACATGGCGATTGAATTCCCATTCGAATTAGACAACTTTCAGAAGGAG GCTATCTGTTGTTTAGAGAAGGGGGAGTCTGTTTTTGTAGCTGCTCATACATCAGCGGGGAAGACAGTTGTTGCAGAATATGCATTCGCTTTAGCCACCAAG CATTGTACACGAGCTGTTTATACTGCTCCAATTAAAACCATCAGTAACCAAAAATACAGAGATTTTTGTGAGAAGTTTGACGTAGGACTTCTAACAGGCGATGTAAGCATAAGGCCAGAGGCATCTTGTCTGATCATGACTACTGAAATATTAAGGTCAATGCTTTATCGTGGTGCCGATATCATACGTGATATAGAATGG GTTATATTTGATGAAGTTCACTATGTCAATGACGTAGAGAGAGGGGTTGTTTGGGAAGAAGTTATCATCATGTTGCCAAGGCATATAAATTTTGTCCTCCTTTCTGCAACG GTGCCAAATACATTTGAATTTGCTGATTGGATTGGccgaacaaaacaaaaagagatacGTGTTACTGG CACGACAAAAAGACCAGTTCCCCTAGAGCACTGCCTATTTTATTCTGGAGAACTCTACAAAGTTTGTGAGAATGAAGTTTTTCTTCCTAAAGGGATAAAGGATGCTAAAgattcacaaaagaagaagaattcaaatGCAGTTAGTGTCGCTCCTAAACAGCATACAGGATCTTCAGCTCATCAAGATGGGAACAAATCTCAGAAACATGAAGCTCATTCTCGTGGCAAGCAGAATAAACACTCAAGTGCAAAAGATTTGGGAAAATCCTCTTATAGTGGTAACAGTCAGAACAATGGGGCTTTTAGACGATCAGCAGCTTCAAATTGGTTACTGCTTATCAACAAGCTCTCAAAAAAGTCCCTATTACCT GTGGTTGTCTTCTGTTTCTCGAAGAATTATTGTGATAGATGTGCTGACGCTTTGACTGGGACTGACCTCACTAGTAGTTCTGAGAAAAGTGAAATCCGTGTCTTTTGCGATAAAGCTTTTTCAAGACTGAAAGGGTCTGATAGGAATTTACCTCAG GTCCTCAGAGTCCAAAGCTTACTTCATAGAGGAATAGGTGTTCATCATGCTGGGCTGCTTCCAATAGTAAAGGAAGTTGTTGAAATGCTTTTTTGCCGTGGTGTTATTAAG GTGCTATTTTCAACGGAGACATTTGCCATGGGGGTTAACGCTCCAGCCAGAACG GTCGTTTTTGATGCTTTGAGAAAGTTTGATGGCAAGGAATTTAGACAATTGCTTCCTGGAGAGTACACTCAAATGGCAGGGCGTGCTGGCAGAAGAGGACTTGACAAAACTGGCACAGTTGTTGTCATGTGTCGCGATGAAGTTCCAGATGAGAGTGATCTGAGGCGTATAATTGTTGGAAGCGCAACAAGACTAGAATCTCAGTTCCGACTAACCTACATAATGATCCTCCATCTTTTACGTGTTGAAGAATTGAAG GTGGAGGACATGCTGAAAAGAAGTTTTGCTGAATTCCATGCCCAGAAGAAATTGCCCGAGAAACAGCAGCTTCTCATGCTAAAACGTGCTCTACCAGTCAAAAATATCGA ATGTATTAAATGTGAACCGGCAATTGAAGATTACTATGACTTGTATATGGAAGCAGACGAATGTAACAGCAAGATGTCAGAAGCAGTCATGCAGTCTCCTAATGCCCAGAACTTTCTTGTACAAGGAAGAGTAGTGGTCATGAAACCTGAAACG GGCATAGACAATTTACTGGGAGTCGTTCTGAAGGGACCTTCCAACAATAACagacaatatattattttggtaaTAAAATCTGAAATACCGCCACCAGAGAAAAATATGGTCAGCATTGGCAAGAAAAGCTCAGATCCCTCTCAAGGTTATTTTATTGCGCCCAAGTCAAAACGTGGTTTTGAAGAAGAATTTTATACGAAGCCAAGCTCTCGTAAAGGTTCCGTTGTGATCAAGATAGAGCTCCCGTACCATGGAGTCGCTGCTGGTGTAGGTTACGAGGTTAAAGGGTTTGATAACAAAGAATTCTTGTGCATATGCGATAGCAAGATAAAGATTGATCAGTTTCGTCTACTCGAGGATGGGAACAAGGCAGCTTTTTCTCAGACGGTTCAACAGCTTTTGGATCTGAAATCAAATGGAAACAAGTATCCTCCTGCTCTAGACCCAATAAAAG ATTTGAAGCTGAAAGATGCTGAGCTTGTGGAGACGTACTATAAATGGACCAGCCTGTTGCAAAAGATGTCCGCGAATAAGTGCCACGGTTGTGTCAAACTGGAAGAGCACATGAAGTTAGCTAGGGAGATTAAGAAGCATAAGAAGGATCTCAAAGATCTAGAATTTCAAATGTCTGATGAAGCCCTATTACAGATGCCTGCGTTTCAGGGCCGG ATCGACGTTCTGAAGGAAATTGGGTGTATAGATGAAGACCTCGTTGTTCAAATCAAAGGCCGTGTCGCTTGCGAGATGAATTCTGGGGAAGAATTGATATGCACAGTGTGTCTGTTTGAGAATCAATTCGAAGAATTAGAACCAGAAGAAGCAGTGGCTATAATGTCTGCCTTTGTCTTCCAACAGAAAAACACTTCAGCGCCTTCACTTACTCCTAAGCTAGCTAAAGCTAAACAAAG ACTCTATGATACAGCAATCAGACTTGGTGAACTTCAAGCTCAGTACAACTTGCAAATAGACCCTGAAGAATATGCCCAGGAGAATCTCAAATTTGGTCTGGTTGAAGTTGTCTATGAATGGGCAAAG GGGACTCCATTCGCAGAGATATGTGAACTGACTGATGTCCCTGAAGGTCTGATAGTTCGGACCATTGTGAGATTGGACGAAACATGCCGTGAGTTCAAGAACGCTGCCGCCATTATGGGGAACTCGGCATTACACAAGAAAATGGATATGGCTTCAAATGCTATAAAACGTGACATTGTCTTTGCGGCTAGTCTGTATGTGACTGGAGTGTAA
- the LOC104780504 gene encoding DExH-box ATP-dependent RNA helicase DExH11-like isoform X2, with protein MSRVQAGNELAFRVGFSGHGGHLRVEPLYTAERDDAVNSLPDFVSPPAFAKETKESIKKHIEEKYLLPRLEPDQFSAEKAENQWEFDWFSRVKVPLQPSLPRSVVLPTWELPFRRQKDDTENRAWEPKSVEVDLSEQMYGDQDSGFFPRMVGPPKDFLRGSVNNRPFRPGGLEDSQSSERVLPEGVSSGQWVQELLNGGPVQTVPPSFKQSLDLGDLMPYPQTWNVYEDQSSHSNASDVKSSTLSIQFDDLLKKAWEEDAFSELERDDHTAESESLKAEAEPEAIASKSNEANKGIETDATVLDEILSSAKTAILTEEAITGNSNKQLRKEGWATKGDSQDIADRFYELVPDMAIEFPFELDNFQKEAICCLEKGESVFVAAHTSAGKTVVAEYAFALATKHCTRAVYTAPIKTISNQKYRDFCEKFDVGLLTGDVSIRPEASCLIMTTEILRSMLYRGADIIRDIEWVIFDEVHYVNDVERGVVWEEVIIMLPRHINFVLLSATVPNTFEFADWIGRTKQKEIRVTGTTKRPVPLEHCLFYSGELYKVCENEVFLPKGIKDAKDSQKKKNSNAVSVAPKQHTGSSAHQDGNKSQKHEAHSRGKQNKHSSAKDLGKSSYSGNSQNNGAFRRSAASNWLLLINKLSKKSLLPVVVFCFSKNYCDRCADALTGTDLTSSSEKSEIRVFCDKAFSRLKGSDRNLPQVLRVQSLLHRGIGVHHAGLLPIVKEVVEMLFCRGVIKVLFSTETFAMGVNAPARTVVFDALRKFDGKEFRQLLPGEYTQMAGRAGRRGLDKTGTVVVMCRDEVPDESDLRRIIVGSATRLESQFRLTYIMILHLLRVEELKVEDMLKRSFAEFHAQKKLPEKQQLLMLKRALPVKNIECIKCEPAIEDYYDLYMEADECNSKMSEAVMQSPNAQNFLVQGRVVVMKPETGIDNLLGVVLKGPSNNNRQYIILVIKSEIPPPEKNMVSIGKKSSDPSQGYFIAPKSKRGFEEEFYTKPSSRKGSVVIKIELPYHGVAAGVGYEVKGFDNKEFLCICDSKIKIDQFRLLEDGNKAAFSQTVQQLLDLKSNGNKYPPALDPIKDLKLKDAELVETYYKWTSLLQKMSANKCHGCVKLEEHMKLAREIKKHKKDLKDLEFQMSDEALLQMPAFQGRIDVLKEIGCIDEDLVVQIKGRVACEMNSGEELICTVCLFENQFEELEPEEAVAIMSAFVFQQKNTSAPSLTPKLAKAKQRLYDTAIRLGELQAQYNLQIDPEEYAQENLKFGLVEVVYEWAKGTPFAEICELTDVPEGLIVRTIVRLDETCREFKNAAAIMGNSALHKKMDMASNAIKRDIVFAASLYVTGV; from the exons ATGAGCAGAGTCCAAGCAGGCAACGAACTTGCCTTCCGTGTCGGGTTCTCCGGTCATGGTGGTCACCTCCGCGTTGAGCCTCTATACACGGCGGAGAGAGACGACGCCGTGAACTCACTTCCAGATTTCGTATCC CCTCCTGCTTTtgccaaagaaacaaaagaatcaataaAGAAACATATCGAG GAGAAATATCTCCTACCAAGACTGGAACCGGATCAGTTTTCTGCTGAAAAAGCTGAGAATCAGTGGGAGTTTGATTGGTTTTCCAGGGTGAAGGTGCCACTTCAACCCTCTTTGCCAAGGTCCGTTGTGCTTCCCACTTGGGAGTTGCCATTCAGGCGTCAAAAAGACGATACTGAGAACAGAGCATGGGAGCCAAAATCAGTGGAG GTGGATTTATCAGAACAAATGTACGGAGATCAAGATTCTGGATTTTTTCCACGAATGGTTGGACCTCCGAAGGATTTTCTGAGAGGAAGTGTCAATAATCGCCCGTTCCGTCCAGGTGGCTTGGAGGATTCACAATCTTCAGAGAGAGTCCTTCCAGAGGGTGTCTCTAGTGGCCAATGGGTACAGGAATTGCTCAATGGGGGTCCTGTTCAAACCGTTCCTCCTAGTTTTAAGCAGAGTTTAGATCTTGGAGATCTGATG cCATATCCCCAAACATGGAACGTTTATGAGGATCAGAGTTCACATAGCAATGCTTCAGATGTAAAGTCG AGTACGTTGTCTATTCAGTTTGATGATCTGTTGAAGAAGGCATGGGAAGAAGATGCTTTCTCCGAACTTGAGAGAGATG ATCATACAGCTGAATCTGAGTCTCTAAAGGCAGAAGCTGAACCTGAAGCTATAGCGAGCAAAAGCAATGAAGCCAACAAGGGAATAGAGACTGACGCCACTGTGCTGGATGAGATTTTGTCATCAGCAAAAACAGCAATATTGACGGAAGAGGCAATCACTGGGAACAGTAATAAACAACTACGGAAAGAG GGATGGGCCACTAAAGGAGATAGCCAAGACATTGCCGACCGGTTTTATGAGCTTGTTCCTGACATGGCGATTGAATTCCCATTCGAATTAGACAACTTTCAGAAGGAG GCTATCTGTTGTTTAGAGAAGGGGGAGTCTGTTTTTGTAGCTGCTCATACATCAGCGGGGAAGACAGTTGTTGCAGAATATGCATTCGCTTTAGCCACCAAG CATTGTACACGAGCTGTTTATACTGCTCCAATTAAAACCATCAGTAACCAAAAATACAGAGATTTTTGTGAGAAGTTTGACGTAGGACTTCTAACAGGCGATGTAAGCATAAGGCCAGAGGCATCTTGTCTGATCATGACTACTGAAATATTAAGGTCAATGCTTTATCGTGGTGCCGATATCATACGTGATATAGAATGG GTTATATTTGATGAAGTTCACTATGTCAATGACGTAGAGAGAGGGGTTGTTTGGGAAGAAGTTATCATCATGTTGCCAAGGCATATAAATTTTGTCCTCCTTTCTGCAACG GTGCCAAATACATTTGAATTTGCTGATTGGATTGGccgaacaaaacaaaaagagatacGTGTTACTGG CACGACAAAAAGACCAGTTCCCCTAGAGCACTGCCTATTTTATTCTGGAGAACTCTACAAAGTTTGTGAGAATGAAGTTTTTCTTCCTAAAGGGATAAAGGATGCTAAAgattcacaaaagaagaagaattcaaatGCAGTTAGTGTCGCTCCTAAACAGCATACAGGATCTTCAGCTCATCAAGATGGGAACAAATCTCAGAAACATGAAGCTCATTCTCGTGGCAAGCAGAATAAACACTCAAGTGCAAAAGATTTGGGAAAATCCTCTTATAGTGGTAACAGTCAGAACAATGGGGCTTTTAGACGATCAGCAGCTTCAAATTGGTTACTGCTTATCAACAAGCTCTCAAAAAAGTCCCTATTACCT GTGGTTGTCTTCTGTTTCTCGAAGAATTATTGTGATAGATGTGCTGACGCTTTGACTGGGACTGACCTCACTAGTAGTTCTGAGAAAAGTGAAATCCGTGTCTTTTGCGATAAAGCTTTTTCAAGACTGAAAGGGTCTGATAGGAATTTACCTCAG GTCCTCAGAGTCCAAAGCTTACTTCATAGAGGAATAGGTGTTCATCATGCTGGGCTGCTTCCAATAGTAAAGGAAGTTGTTGAAATGCTTTTTTGCCGTGGTGTTATTAAG GTGCTATTTTCAACGGAGACATTTGCCATGGGGGTTAACGCTCCAGCCAGAACG GTCGTTTTTGATGCTTTGAGAAAGTTTGATGGCAAGGAATTTAGACAATTGCTTCCTGGAGAGTACACTCAAATGGCAGGGCGTGCTGGCAGAAGAGGACTTGACAAAACTGGCACAGTTGTTGTCATGTGTCGCGATGAAGTTCCAGATGAGAGTGATCTGAGGCGTATAATTGTTGGAAGCGCAACAAGACTAGAATCTCAGTTCCGACTAACCTACATAATGATCCTCCATCTTTTACGTGTTGAAGAATTGAAG GTGGAGGACATGCTGAAAAGAAGTTTTGCTGAATTCCATGCCCAGAAGAAATTGCCCGAGAAACAGCAGCTTCTCATGCTAAAACGTGCTCTACCAGTCAAAAATATCGA ATGTATTAAATGTGAACCGGCAATTGAAGATTACTATGACTTGTATATGGAAGCAGACGAATGTAACAGCAAGATGTCAGAAGCAGTCATGCAGTCTCCTAATGCCCAGAACTTTCTTGTACAAGGAAGAGTAGTGGTCATGAAACCTGAAACG GGCATAGACAATTTACTGGGAGTCGTTCTGAAGGGACCTTCCAACAATAACagacaatatattattttggtaaTAAAATCTGAAATACCGCCACCAGAGAAAAATATGGTCAGCATTGGCAAGAAAAGCTCAGATCCCTCTCAAGGTTATTTTATTGCGCCCAAGTCAAAACGTGGTTTTGAAGAAGAATTTTATACGAAGCCAAGCTCTCGTAAAGGTTCCGTTGTGATCAAGATAGAGCTCCCGTACCATGGAGTCGCTGCTGGTGTAGGTTACGAGGTTAAAGGGTTTGATAACAAAGAATTCTTGTGCATATGCGATAGCAAGATAAAGATTGATCAGTTTCGTCTACTCGAGGATGGGAACAAGGCAGCTTTTTCTCAGACGGTTCAACAGCTTTTGGATCTGAAATCAAATGGAAACAAGTATCCTCCTGCTCTAGACCCAATAAAAG ATTTGAAGCTGAAAGATGCTGAGCTTGTGGAGACGTACTATAAATGGACCAGCCTGTTGCAAAAGATGTCCGCGAATAAGTGCCACGGTTGTGTCAAACTGGAAGAGCACATGAAGTTAGCTAGGGAGATTAAGAAGCATAAGAAGGATCTCAAAGATCTAGAATTTCAAATGTCTGATGAAGCCCTATTACAGATGCCTGCGTTTCAGGGCCGG ATCGACGTTCTGAAGGAAATTGGGTGTATAGATGAAGACCTCGTTGTTCAAATCAAAGGCCGTGTCGCTTGCGAGATGAATTCTGGGGAAGAATTGATATGCACAGTGTGTCTGTTTGAGAATCAATTCGAAGAATTAGAACCAGAAGAAGCAGTGGCTATAATGTCTGCCTTTGTCTTCCAACAGAAAAACACTTCAGCGCCTTCACTTACTCCTAAGCTAGCTAAAGCTAAACAAAG ACTCTATGATACAGCAATCAGACTTGGTGAACTTCAAGCTCAGTACAACTTGCAAATAGACCCTGAAGAATATGCCCAGGAGAATCTCAAATTTGGTCTGGTTGAAGTTGTCTATGAATGGGCAAAG GGGACTCCATTCGCAGAGATATGTGAACTGACTGATGTCCCTGAAGGTCTGATAGTTCGGACCATTGTGAGATTGGACGAAACATGCCGTGAGTTCAAGAACGCTGCCGCCATTATGGGGAACTCGGCATTACACAAGAAAATGGATATGGCTTCAAATGCTATAAAACGTGACATTGTCTTTGCGGCTAGTCTGTATGTGACTGGAGTGTAA